Proteins encoded together in one Stigmatella aurantiaca window:
- a CDS encoding STAS domain-containing protein has product MAHPPLLPLDKPLTISPERIGRIIDVLSMIAVGRLEPQFTTLPIDTQDEFAVLEETLNIFARELASTRQENDETLARLAASNRELEEKLTTIEQQRMAIQDLSTPIIELWEDILTLPIVGVVDTQRSVEMTERLLHRIVQDKARCVIIDITGVEVVDTMTANHFIKMVKAARLLGAHCVVTGISPMIAQTLVQIGVDLRDVQTLGSLKEGLRACFLYLRKRLGTAPAPR; this is encoded by the coding sequence ATGGCCCACCCTCCGCTGCTCCCCCTGGACAAGCCCCTCACCATCAGCCCCGAGCGCATCGGCCGCATCATCGACGTGCTGTCGATGATTGCCGTGGGGCGCCTCGAGCCCCAGTTCACCACGCTGCCCATCGACACGCAGGATGAGTTCGCCGTCCTGGAGGAGACGCTCAACATCTTCGCGCGCGAGCTGGCCAGCACGCGCCAGGAGAACGACGAGACCCTGGCGCGCCTGGCCGCCAGCAACCGGGAGCTGGAGGAGAAGCTCACCACCATCGAGCAGCAGCGCATGGCCATCCAAGACTTGTCCACCCCCATCATCGAGCTGTGGGAGGACATCCTCACGCTGCCCATCGTCGGCGTGGTGGACACGCAGCGCTCGGTGGAGATGACCGAGCGGCTGCTGCACCGCATCGTCCAGGACAAGGCCCGCTGCGTCATCATCGACATCACCGGCGTGGAGGTGGTGGACACCATGACGGCCAACCACTTCATCAAGATGGTGAAGGCCGCGCGGCTGCTCGGTGCCCACTGTGTGGTGACGGGCATCAGCCCGATGATTGCCCAGACGCTGGTGCAGATTGGCGTGGACCTGCGGGACGTCCAGACACTCGGCAGCCTCAAGGAAGGCCTGCGCGCGTGCTTCCTCTACCTGCGCAAGCGCCTGGGCACGGCGCCCGCCCCCCGGTGA
- a CDS encoding STAS/SEC14 domain-containing protein, producing MERQFGQHTIAFEAPDIVRFVFRGDIEPKDQQGMHDFVEELHARHGLLYLLGDLRLGTGLSPETRKRLGHAPTHVPYKAMVFFGASFSMRTLFNMLNRAYVLMSRTTVSTVFVETEQEAREWISQQRALPPSG from the coding sequence ATGGAACGGCAATTCGGCCAGCATACGATCGCGTTCGAGGCACCGGACATCGTGAGGTTCGTCTTCCGGGGCGACATCGAGCCGAAGGATCAACAGGGGATGCATGACTTCGTGGAGGAGCTCCATGCCCGCCACGGCCTCCTCTACCTGCTGGGGGACCTCCGCCTGGGCACGGGCTTGTCGCCGGAGACACGCAAGCGGCTGGGCCATGCCCCCACCCACGTGCCGTACAAGGCCATGGTGTTCTTCGGCGCCAGCTTCTCCATGCGAACGCTCTTCAACATGCTCAACCGGGCCTACGTGCTCATGAGCCGCACGACCGTGAGCACCGTCTTCGTGGAGACCGAGCAGGAAGCCCGGGAGTGGATCTCCCAGCAGCGGGCCCTGCCCCCTAGCGGCTGA